AGGAGCTAGATAAGCTCAATAACGAGTGGAAGAATCAAGCGGCATTATTGAGTGAAGATGCTCGCATGAAGAAGCAGCAGGAATTTCAGGAAAAGTTTATGACGCTGCGCAATGCGGAGATGGAGTTTCAGGCAAACATTAAGCGCAAAGAGCAAAAAGCGACCCAGCAAATTGCCATGAAGGTTGCTCAGCTGGTTGACAGAATCGCCAAGGGCAAAAAGCTCACCGGAGTCTTTGAAACTAATAGCGCCGGTCTACTTTATCTGGACAGTCCAGTTGATCTCACCCAAGAGGTTATCAGTGAGTACGGCAAGCTGCCCGCGAGCAAGCCCGCAACTGACAAACCAGAGGCAGAGAAAAAGAAATAACTATATGCGCCCCCTGGGGGGCGCCGTTGAGGCTTAGGTCATGAACGTTGAAGTTCCACCCATGCCGATGGACATTAAGGCCATCGAGAAGTGTATTCCCCATCGCTATCCTTTTCTGCTGGTCGACCGCGTCCTAGAGTTGGTGCCCGATGAGCGGATTTTAGCCGTTAAAAACGTATCGGTGTCAGACCCTTTTCTGGCCGGACATTTTCCGGGCAACCCTGTGGTGCCAGGAGTCTTGCTGATCGAGGGCATAGCCCAAGCAGCTGGCATTTTGGGCCACCTCTATGTCGATGGAGGCCTCAGTCAATGCCTCCTGACCGAGGTGACTCATGCGCGGTTTCGCCGCCCCGTAGTCCCCGGTGATGTCGTTACCTATGATGTCCGCGTCACTAAACGGCGCGCTCCGTTCTTCTGGTTTGAGGCCAAATGTCTTGTTGATGGCCAACCAGTAGTCGAGGTCAAGTTATCGGCATTCATCAAATAGTCACAACGAGTGTCCGTCGTCGTGACACTGCCCTTGGGGTGCGAAGTTGGAAAAAGACAATAGCTTATTCGATATACCGGTCTCGGATCTAAATGCTCCGGTGGTTATACACCCAACAGCCGTGGTGGCTCCGGGAGCGCAGCTAGGTCGTGGGGTTGAGATCGGTCCCTTTTGCTTCGTTGGCCCCAAGGTGCAATTAGGCGATAACGTGAAGCTTGCCTCGCACGTTACCATTGAAAATCGCACGACCATCGGTGCGCGCAGCGTTATCTATCAATTCGCCACAATCGGCGTAGTACCACAAGATTTAAAGTTTCATGGCGAGGACGCTGAACTCATCGTCGGCGAGGAAAATTCCATCCGGCAATATGCCAACATCTCTATTGGTTCCGAGTCGGGCGGTGGTATCACGAAGATCGGTCGGCGTAATCTGCTGATGGTTTACACCCATGTGGCGCATGATTGTCAGATCGGCGACAACATCGTGCTCGTGAATGGTGTGTCCCTTGGTGGACACGTGATCATCCAGGACCGCGCCTTCGTGGGAGGACACTCCGCTGTTCACCAATTTTGTCGTATTGGCACAAGGGTGATGATCGGTGGTGGTAGTATGGTTGTGCAAGATGTGCCGCCGTACTGCATGGTGCAGGGGGATCGTGCAGCCCCAGTTGGCCTTAATGTCGTAGGGCTGAGACGCGCCGGTTACTCCGCTGAGTCTCTGCGTGATTTAAAGGCCATGTACAGGATGCTTTACAGTGAAAACCTCACTGTCGACGACGCCATCAAAAAAATTGAAACGGACATCGATAGTTCTGAAGAGCGTCGTATTTTTGTGGAGTTCTTGCGCAGTAGTGAACGAGGAGTCTGCCGCTGAGTCATAGAACCCAAACCTATTTGATCGCAGCTGGTGAGCACTCTGGCGACTTATTAGGCGCCGATCTCGTGGCAGCCCTGCGCGAGCGACTGCCGAGGCATCAAGCTTTTGGTATTGCTGGCGCCGCAATGACCAAGGCCAAGGTCAGCCCCATTGCGTCCATCGCAGAACTGAGCGTCATGGGAGTCGGCGAAGTCCTCGCAAAAATCGGTCAACTCAGGATGCTGGAATCACGCATCTTAGCCTACGTCGATCGCATGCACCCCAGTTTTGCCGTCTTGATTGACAATCCAGGCTTTAATCTCAGGCTTGCTGAGCAACTGACGATGCGACGGATACCCGTATTTCAATACGTCGCGCCCAAGCTCTGGGCATGGGGCGCCAATCGCGTGGAAAAACTACAGCGCGACGTCGATACGGTGTTGGGAATACTGCCGTTCGAGGAGGAGTTCTTCCGAACTCGGGGCGTGAATTACCAATATGTCGGTTCGCCACTTAAGGACCGTATCAGTAAGGTCGTCGTGCGCCGCGACAGTTTTGGTGTCGCCGCTCACAAGAAGATCCTGGCTTGTCTACCAGGTAGTCGGAATTCAGAAATTTTACTCAATCTACCGACAATTCTGCGCTTGCATCAGACCTTGAAGGCGCAATTACCCGACGCACTTTTCGTCATCCCGGTGGCACCTAATATCCCGATGCCTCTGGTGGCTGACGTCGTCAGGTCGTATATGGGGCAAGAGTTAAACTTAGCGCCCGTTAAGTCAGGTGGCGATATCCAAGTAGAATCGTGGCAACTGGAAAACATTCGCTTCGTACGTGGCATGAGTTTAGAAATCATGGCTATTGCTGATGCAGCCGTCGTAGCCTCGGGTACAGCGACGCTAGAGTGCGCTCTGCTCGGCACACCGATGGTGGTGGTTTACACCATGAGCTCGCTATCCTATGAAATTGCCCGGCGGATGGTACATCTGCCATACGTCAGCCTCGTCAACCTCATAGCGGGCAGGCGTGTCGTCGCGGAGTTTATTCAGGAATTCTCCATTCATGACGTCGCAGCTAGCGTGAGCTCCCTGCTCACCAATAGTGAGCGCAATCAAGAGATGCGTTTCCTCTTTGAGGACATTCGTAACAAATTACAGGGAATGGCGGCGCAAAATGCGGCAGATATCATAGCCCCGCGGTTTCCCGAGATACCGAAGGCTGTGGTTAAACCTGCATGAAACATCGCCAACTTGTTCGCGAGCTGTTTTTGCAGCCACTGGCCGCGCAGCGTCATAGGATCGTCGGGATCGGCGCTTCTCTTCTGATACTGTCGGCCTCACAGGCACTCCTGTTACTTTTGGTAAAGGGCTTTATCAAGGCACTTTTTCAATCCCAAGGCATTAGCCAATTCACCCTGGTTGAGTTACTACCGGAGAAATCGGCAGCCTGGTTTCCGCAACTCAAAGACATAACCATCGCAACCGAATCGCTCACCGTTGTCGTACCCACGTCTATTCTCCTAGCGGGTTTGACTAAGGCTCTGGCCAGCTACCTCTATCAATTGAATCAGCAAGGCTTAGCCCTCTACTTGGCCAAAAATTACCGTGAACGGCTATTCAGTGCGTTGTTGGGACTACCGTTCGTTGAGATTTGCAAAAGACCTGCAGGCGCATGGATGTCCCTCATCATGAACGACGTCATGCTACTACAAAGTAGATTCACCGACATTTTGACGAGTTTGGTCCGCGACAGCGTCGCCGTCGGTGGGTGTTTTGTCATCTTGAGTATCGTTCACTGGCCATCTGCCTTAGTTCTCGGCGTGCTTTCGCCTTTGATTGCCTTCGGTATGGGACGTACAGGTAAGAGGATTGCTAAATTTGCCGAGATCTACCAACGCGAGCTCGCCAGAATTGCAGCGTCGCTGCTTGATTTTCGCTCACGCTTTGATTTCATCAGGTCGCAGCAAGGTGAGGCCGTAGAGACTGCCAGTTTTCGCACTGTGAGCCGTGCGTATTACCATATGATCCGCCGCTCGATCATGGTGCGATCCGCATTTGCACCGGTGCTTGAATTTTTTGGGTTTAGTGTTTTTGCTAGCGCGGTCTACGCCATAGGTCACGGCTACCTAGGTAAATTCACACCCGATCTGATGCTGCAGTTTTTCGTGGCCTTAGGTCTACTTTTGCGCCCCCTAAGAGAAATAGGCGAGCAACTTGCCAGATATCATGAGACCAGAGGTGCTCTAGCTAGCAGTGTCAACGTCTTCGAAGCCATGATCGCCAACGCCCAGCATGAGCAGGAAACAGACCCTGCTACTGATAACAAAAAGCGCCCACTAAGCGCCAATATCAAACTCAAAGCAATCAAAGCCGGCATGGACGGGAAGTGTCGCTTCGAGGCCAGCGGCCTCGAGCTTACCTCAGGTCGCTCGGTCGCGATCATCGGACCTAGTGGGTCGGGTAAATCTACCTTACTAAAAACCTTGTCAGGACTGGCGCATCCCATCAGTTGGGATGCCGATTGCCGCTGGAGCGACTTTGCCAGCCAAGTGTCGATGGTGAGCCAAGATCCTTTCCTATTCGATGACACCCTAAAAGAAAACCTGATCTACGGACTTGAGCCGGAAGAGATCCCGTCCGATCCCGCGATCTGGGAGGCGCTAGCCACAGTCAATATAGAGGCTGAAGTCAAGTCATGGCCGGATGGATTAACGACTAGGCTCAGAGCTATAGGTAGTAATATTTCTGGAGGACAACTCCAGCGCCTAGTGATTGCCAGAGCTATACTCAGACGACGCCCCTTGTGGTTACTGGACGAAGCGACGGCAGCTGTAGACCCTCGGAGTGAACGTGATATCACCGTGCGCCTCATCGAAGCCTCGCGACGCGACCACCGCGTCCTCCTTGCGGTGACTCATCGGTTAACCTGGCTTGGTGCCTTCGATCAAGTTTGGTTTGTCGAAGGCGGCCACGTGACGATGGTCGGTTCCCACGATGAGCTGTTGCGCCAACAACGCTACCGCGACTATGTGACGGCGAGCGGAGGTTTAGATTGAGACCCATCCTGCTGCCGCTGCTGTGGGCTCTAAGTCTCATATTCCGTGCTGCGGTGGGTTGCAGAGCGCTCTACTACCGTCTGGGTCTAGGTAAGCGTACGCGGTTGCCGGGTAAAACCTGGTCTATCGGCAACATAGCAGTCGGCGGCACTGGCAAATCCCCGGTTACTATGGCTATGGCGCAGCTACTATTGGGTCGAGGGGCTCGCCCAGCTATCCTCACGCGAGGCTACGGTGCTCCTATCAAATCCGGGGATTGTTTGGTACTGCGCTCTGGACAGGTCGTGCGCCCAGCCTCAAACACCACCTTGATCCCAGATGAAGCGCGCATGCAATCGGCAAAACTACCTGAAGTGCCGGTGATCGCAGGTCCCGACCGGGTGCGCGCTGCCGCAATTTTTCTCCGCGAGTTCCCAAACTATCAGCCCACACATTGGCTCCTCGATGACGGCTTTCAGCACTTAAGGCTTGAGCGTGATCTCGATATCGTCCTCCTAGACGCGTCGCATCCCCTACCCGCTCTCTTGCCCTTGGGTCTAGCGCGCGAGTCAGCCCAAGGTCTTAGACGGGCCGATCTCGTCATATTTACGCGGAGCAGTGAAACCGCTCCTAGCGCCATGCAGGTGACTAAAGTTCAGTCACAAGTCCGACGTGGCACGCCCATATTGAAGACGCGCATGATCACGAGCGCACCGACCGTGAGTGTGAGTGGTCAGGTGCCCTTTGATCCCCAATTACATACTCCAGCAGCCTTAGTCAGCGGCATAGCTGCACCGCAACAACTTAGGGATGCCGTTGCATCTTTGGGTTTAAAAATCGGTGAGAGCCTCAGTCTTAAGGACCACCAACCCATACCTAAAGAGGCTCTGATCAAGCTAGCGGTAAGTCACAGATCGTTGTTCACCACGGCTAAAGACTACTGGCGCGACCCCGCGATCTTTAAAGACACGGGGGTGCCAGTATTTATTTTGGAGTTAGAGCTGTCTTGGGGCCAAACTCATCTTAATCAAATACTTCAGGATTACATTTAAGCTCGTAAGTTGATAGGCAGCCGATAGGGGGGATCTGTATGAGCGACGACGGCCTTAATTCCTTCCAGCTCGACATTGAGGGTATGAGCTGCACGAGTTGTGCGGCACGGATCGAAAAAGGCTTACAAGCCGACCTCCGTGTTAACGCAGCTACCGTCAATTTCGCCACCAAAACCGCCGTAGTCACCACAAGCGCACGGGCATCTGAGATAGCGGCATTG
The sequence above is drawn from the Deltaproteobacteria bacterium genome and encodes:
- a CDS encoding OmpH family outer membrane protein, which encodes MKLNKAFKALAGKMTIGMAVGMTVGMALSGHALPALADTGSVKFGVVDMQQVILTVEEGKTARAQLEAEIKAKESELGKQKEELDKLNNEWKNQAALLSEDARMKKQQEFQEKFMTLRNAEMEFQANIKRKEQKATQQIAMKVAQLVDRIAKGKKLTGVFETNSAGLLYLDSPVDLTQEVISEYGKLPASKPATDKPEAEKKK
- a CDS encoding beta-hydroxyacyl-ACP dehydratase, yielding MPMDIKAIEKCIPHRYPFLLVDRVLELVPDERILAVKNVSVSDPFLAGHFPGNPVVPGVLLIEGIAQAAGILGHLYVDGGLSQCLLTEVTHARFRRPVVPGDVVTYDVRVTKRRAPFFWFEAKCLVDGQPVVEVKLSAFIK
- the lpxA gene encoding acyl-ACP--UDP-N-acetylglucosamine O-acyltransferase produces the protein MVIHPTAVVAPGAQLGRGVEIGPFCFVGPKVQLGDNVKLASHVTIENRTTIGARSVIYQFATIGVVPQDLKFHGEDAELIVGEENSIRQYANISIGSESGGGITKIGRRNLLMVYTHVAHDCQIGDNIVLVNGVSLGGHVIIQDRAFVGGHSAVHQFCRIGTRVMIGGGSMVVQDVPPYCMVQGDRAAPVGLNVVGLRRAGYSAESLRDLKAMYRMLYSENLTVDDAIKKIETDIDSSEERRIFVEFLRSSERGVCR
- the lpxB gene encoding lipid-A-disaccharide synthase, with translation MPLSHRTQTYLIAAGEHSGDLLGADLVAALRERLPRHQAFGIAGAAMTKAKVSPIASIAELSVMGVGEVLAKIGQLRMLESRILAYVDRMHPSFAVLIDNPGFNLRLAEQLTMRRIPVFQYVAPKLWAWGANRVEKLQRDVDTVLGILPFEEEFFRTRGVNYQYVGSPLKDRISKVVVRRDSFGVAAHKKILACLPGSRNSEILLNLPTILRLHQTLKAQLPDALFVIPVAPNIPMPLVADVVRSYMGQELNLAPVKSGGDIQVESWQLENIRFVRGMSLEIMAIADAAVVASGTATLECALLGTPMVVVYTMSSLSYEIARRMVHLPYVSLVNLIAGRRVVAEFIQEFSIHDVAASVSSLLTNSERNQEMRFLFEDIRNKLQGMAAQNAADIIAPRFPEIPKAVVKPA
- a CDS encoding ABC transporter ATP-binding protein is translated as MKHRQLVRELFLQPLAAQRHRIVGIGASLLILSASQALLLLLVKGFIKALFQSQGISQFTLVELLPEKSAAWFPQLKDITIATESLTVVVPTSILLAGLTKALASYLYQLNQQGLALYLAKNYRERLFSALLGLPFVEICKRPAGAWMSLIMNDVMLLQSRFTDILTSLVRDSVAVGGCFVILSIVHWPSALVLGVLSPLIAFGMGRTGKRIAKFAEIYQRELARIAASLLDFRSRFDFIRSQQGEAVETASFRTVSRAYYHMIRRSIMVRSAFAPVLEFFGFSVFASAVYAIGHGYLGKFTPDLMLQFFVALGLLLRPLREIGEQLARYHETRGALASSVNVFEAMIANAQHEQETDPATDNKKRPLSANIKLKAIKAGMDGKCRFEASGLELTSGRSVAIIGPSGSGKSTLLKTLSGLAHPISWDADCRWSDFASQVSMVSQDPFLFDDTLKENLIYGLEPEEIPSDPAIWEALATVNIEAEVKSWPDGLTTRLRAIGSNISGGQLQRLVIARAILRRRPLWLLDEATAAVDPRSERDITVRLIEASRRDHRVLLAVTHRLTWLGAFDQVWFVEGGHVTMVGSHDELLRQQRYRDYVTASGGLD
- the lpxK gene encoding tetraacyldisaccharide 4'-kinase translates to MRPILLPLLWALSLIFRAAVGCRALYYRLGLGKRTRLPGKTWSIGNIAVGGTGKSPVTMAMAQLLLGRGARPAILTRGYGAPIKSGDCLVLRSGQVVRPASNTTLIPDEARMQSAKLPEVPVIAGPDRVRAAAIFLREFPNYQPTHWLLDDGFQHLRLERDLDIVLLDASHPLPALLPLGLARESAQGLRRADLVIFTRSSETAPSAMQVTKVQSQVRRGTPILKTRMITSAPTVSVSGQVPFDPQLHTPAALVSGIAAPQQLRDAVASLGLKIGESLSLKDHQPIPKEALIKLAVSHRSLFTTAKDYWRDPAIFKDTGVPVFILELELSWGQTHLNQILQDYI